In a genomic window of Bradyrhizobium ontarionense:
- a CDS encoding helix-turn-helix domain-containing protein, translated as MLNQPVTSSVVSPNANPAVQSPAINPFAEITGHAGLIASEFSYKKDEEIYGEDEPAEYVYQVISGAVRSYKLLSDGRRQIGAFHLPGDVFGLEFGSLHRLAAEAIIDTSVRLVKRRSLEQAAGVDLAVARKLWTMTAGDLRHAEDHMLLLGRKTAMERVATFLLEMDRRLAVAGMMALPMCRRDIGDYLGLTLETVSRALSQLQSQGVLGFSGARQIVLRNRQRLRSMDA; from the coding sequence ATGCTCAATCAGCCGGTTACCAGTTCGGTCGTCAGCCCCAACGCCAACCCCGCCGTTCAGTCTCCTGCAATCAATCCGTTTGCCGAGATCACCGGCCATGCCGGGCTGATCGCCAGCGAATTCTCCTACAAGAAGGACGAGGAGATCTACGGTGAGGACGAACCGGCCGAATACGTCTACCAGGTAATCTCCGGCGCTGTTCGCAGCTACAAGTTGCTCTCCGACGGCCGCCGCCAGATCGGCGCCTTCCATCTTCCGGGCGACGTGTTCGGCCTTGAATTCGGCTCTTTGCATCGGCTCGCCGCCGAAGCCATCATCGACACCTCGGTTCGCCTGGTGAAGCGCCGCAGCCTCGAACAGGCCGCCGGCGTCGACCTCGCGGTCGCCCGCAAGCTGTGGACCATGACCGCCGGCGATCTCCGCCATGCCGAGGACCACATGCTGCTGCTCGGACGCAAGACCGCGATGGAGCGGGTCGCAACCTTCCTGCTCGAGATGGACCGCCGCCTCGCCGTCGCCGGCATGATGGCGCTGCCGATGTGCCGCCGCGACATCGGCGACTATCTCGGCCTGACGCTGGAGACCGTGTCGCGCGCTCTGTCGCAGCTGCAGAGCCAGGGTGTTCTCGGCTTCTCCGGCGCACGTCAGATCGTCCTGCGCAACCGCCAGCGCCTGCGCAGCATGGACGCCTGA
- the ccoG gene encoding cytochrome c oxidase accessory protein CcoG, whose product MNQTVKPDDLQPVDDYGPLYEAHKKVYPQSVSGTFRRIKWGLMGFCLGVYYFLPFIRWNRGLAAPDQAVLVDLPNQRFYFFFIELWPQEVYYFTGLLIIAAIGLFLMNAIGGRIWCGYLCPQTVWTDLFYAVERLIEGDRRERMKKDASSDPMKLERISEIVLKHSIWLLIAWWTGGAWVLYFNDAPTLVKELVTFQGPMLAYIWIAILTATTYTLAGFMREQVCVYMCPWPRIQAALTDEWALNVTYRYDRGETRTSVKKAAELRALGQPAGDCIDCRQCVAVCPTGIDIRDGAQMDCIQCGLCIDACDTVMTKIGRPPRLIAYDNDINIHRRQEGKPPVYKLVRARTVAYAAIIAVVGGAMVYKLATRSLLDVNVLHDRNPIAVKLSDGSVRNAYTMRVLNKHGFDRVIAIDIEGPANAIVHVVGADSVTPDRPMIVVGRDQTEELRLLVTAPAENNPDKSIPVKFFVTDIGLGVVASAADNFVSP is encoded by the coding sequence ATGAACCAGACGGTAAAACCGGACGACCTGCAGCCGGTGGACGATTACGGTCCGCTCTACGAGGCCCACAAGAAGGTCTACCCGCAGAGCGTCTCCGGGACCTTTCGCCGCATCAAATGGGGCCTGATGGGCTTCTGCCTGGGCGTCTACTATTTCCTGCCCTTCATCCGCTGGAATCGCGGTCTCGCCGCGCCTGATCAGGCGGTGCTGGTCGATCTCCCCAACCAGCGCTTCTACTTCTTCTTCATTGAGCTGTGGCCGCAGGAGGTCTACTATTTCACCGGCCTGCTGATCATCGCCGCCATCGGCCTGTTCCTGATGAACGCGATCGGCGGCCGCATCTGGTGCGGCTATCTGTGCCCGCAGACGGTGTGGACCGACCTGTTCTATGCCGTTGAGCGCCTGATCGAGGGCGACCGGCGCGAGCGCATGAAGAAGGATGCCTCCAGCGATCCGATGAAGCTGGAGCGGATCTCGGAGATCGTGCTCAAGCATTCGATCTGGCTGTTGATCGCGTGGTGGACCGGCGGCGCCTGGGTGCTCTATTTCAACGATGCGCCGACGCTGGTCAAGGAGCTCGTCACCTTCCAGGGACCGATGCTGGCCTATATCTGGATCGCGATTCTGACGGCGACGACCTACACGCTGGCGGGCTTCATGCGCGAGCAGGTCTGCGTCTACATGTGTCCCTGGCCGCGCATCCAGGCTGCGCTCACCGACGAATGGGCGCTCAACGTCACCTACCGCTACGACCGCGGCGAGACCCGCACATCGGTCAAGAAGGCCGCCGAGCTGCGCGCCCTCGGCCAACCGGCCGGCGACTGCATCGACTGCCGGCAATGCGTCGCGGTGTGCCCGACTGGAATCGACATTCGCGATGGGGCGCAGATGGATTGCATCCAGTGCGGCCTGTGCATCGACGCGTGCGACACCGTCATGACCAAAATTGGCCGTCCGCCGCGCCTGATCGCCTATGACAACGACATCAACATCCATCGCCGGCAGGAAGGCAAGCCGCCGGTCTACAAGCTCGTACGCGCGCGGACGGTTGCTTATGCCGCGATCATCGCCGTGGTCGGCGGTGCCATGGTCTACAAGCTGGCCACGCGCTCGCTGCTCGACGTCAACGTCTTGCACGACCGCAATCCGATCGCGGTTAAGCTCTCGGACGGCTCGGTCCGCAATGCCTATACGATGCGTGTGCTCAACAAGCACGGCTTCGACCGCGTGATCGCCATCGATATCGAGGGGCCGGCAAATGCAATCGTCCATGTCGTCGGCGCCGACTCGGTCACGCCGGATCGTCCGATGATCGTGGTCGGCCGCGACCAGACCGAGGAGCTGCGTCTCCTGGTCACCGCGCCGGCCGAGAACAATCCGGACAAGTCGATCCCCGTCAAATTCTTCGTCACCGACATCGGTCTCGGCGTCGTCGCCTCCGCCGCCGACAATTTCGTCAGCCCTTAA
- the fixJ gene encoding response regulator FixJ: MAERAKVYVIDDDEAMRDSLNFLLDSSGFDVRLFEHAQAFLDRLPTLSFGCVLSDVRMPGIDGIELLKRMKATGSSFPILVMTGHGDVPLAVEAMKLGAVDFLEKPFEDERLVAMIETAIREAEPAAKTESVTHDILVRIASLSPRERQVMDGLMSGLSNKLIAREYDISPRTIEVYRANVMTKMGANSLSELVRLAMRAGTLKD; the protein is encoded by the coding sequence ATGGCTGAACGGGCGAAGGTCTATGTGATCGACGACGACGAGGCGATGCGGGACTCGCTCAACTTCCTGCTCGATTCATCCGGGTTTGACGTGAGGCTGTTCGAGCACGCGCAGGCGTTTCTCGACCGCCTGCCGACGCTCAGCTTCGGCTGCGTCCTCTCGGACGTGCGGATGCCCGGCATCGACGGCATCGAGCTTCTGAAGCGCATGAAGGCCACGGGCAGCAGCTTTCCCATCCTGGTCATGACCGGTCATGGCGACGTGCCGCTTGCGGTGGAAGCGATGAAGCTCGGTGCGGTCGACTTTCTGGAGAAGCCGTTCGAGGACGAGCGACTGGTTGCGATGATCGAGACCGCGATCCGGGAGGCCGAGCCGGCCGCCAAGACTGAATCGGTGACGCACGACATCCTGGTGCGCATTGCGAGCCTGAGCCCAAGGGAGCGCCAGGTGATGGACGGATTGATGTCCGGCCTCTCCAACAAGCTGATCGCGCGCGAATACGACATCAGCCCGCGCACGATCGAGGTCTATCGGGCCAACGTAATGACCAAGATGGGAGCCAACAGCCTCTCCGAGCTGGTCCGTCTCGCGATGCGCGCCGGCACGCTGAAGGATTGA
- the fixL gene encoding sensor protein FixL — protein MRGVTQPFPDADLRPEDARALGFGAWDLDLATDEFYWSVTTRKLFGVPADQPLTYGSFLALLAPADRAPVEAAIGHSRHQGTGVDLSFKMSGGHWIRVLAGVVPDEAGEPRYLRGIALDIDQEKRLEEALRLREQHFRSILDTVPDAMIVIDGSGIIQFFSAAAERMFGYTEEEAVGLDVSELMPEPDRSRHAGYLVRYHASRERHIIGIGRIVTGRRRDGATFPMHLSIGEMQSGGKPYFTGFAHDLTEHQQTQARLRELQSELVHVSRLSAMGEMASALAHELNQPLAAISNYMKGSRRLLAGSSDPNTGKIESAMDRAAEQAIRAGQIIRRLRDFVSRGESEKRVESLSKLIEEAGALGLAGAREQNVQLRFQLNPDADLVLADRVQIQQVLVNLFRNALEAMAHSARRELAATNRRISDDLIEIAVSDTGTGFHDDVMPNLFKTFFTTKDTGMGVGLSISRSIIEAHGGRMWAENNEAGGATFRFTLPAAPTKVEHDG, from the coding sequence GTGCGCGGCGTCACCCAACCTTTCCCGGACGCAGACCTCCGGCCCGAAGACGCCCGCGCGCTGGGCTTTGGCGCATGGGATCTCGACCTCGCGACCGACGAATTCTACTGGTCGGTGACCACGCGCAAACTGTTCGGCGTCCCCGCCGATCAGCCCCTGACGTACGGGTCGTTCCTGGCGCTGCTCGCGCCTGCGGATCGGGCGCCGGTCGAAGCGGCGATCGGGCACTCACGTCACCAGGGCACCGGGGTCGACCTGTCGTTCAAGATGTCCGGCGGCCACTGGATTCGCGTGCTTGCCGGCGTGGTGCCCGACGAGGCCGGCGAGCCCCGGTATCTGCGCGGCATCGCCCTCGACATCGACCAGGAGAAGCGGCTGGAAGAGGCGCTGCGCCTGCGCGAGCAGCATTTCCGCTCTATCCTGGACACCGTGCCCGACGCGATGATCGTGATCGACGGCAGCGGCATCATCCAGTTCTTCAGCGCCGCGGCCGAGCGGATGTTCGGCTATACCGAGGAGGAAGCCGTCGGCCTCGACGTCAGCGAGCTGATGCCGGAGCCGGACCGTTCGCGCCATGCCGGCTACCTCGTCCGCTATCATGCCAGCCGCGAACGCCACATCATCGGCATCGGCCGCATCGTGACCGGGCGCCGCCGCGACGGCGCGACGTTCCCGATGCACCTGTCGATCGGCGAGATGCAATCCGGCGGCAAGCCCTATTTCACGGGCTTCGCCCATGACCTCACCGAGCACCAGCAGACCCAGGCGCGACTGCGCGAATTGCAGTCGGAGCTGGTTCACGTGTCGCGTCTCAGCGCGATGGGGGAGATGGCCTCTGCGCTGGCCCATGAGCTGAATCAGCCGCTGGCGGCCATCAGCAACTACATGAAAGGATCGCGCCGACTGCTTGCCGGCAGCAGCGATCCGAATACGGGCAAGATCGAAAGCGCGATGGATCGCGCCGCCGAGCAGGCGATTCGCGCCGGCCAGATCATCCGCCGCCTGCGCGACTTCGTCTCGCGGGGCGAATCGGAAAAGCGGGTCGAGAGCCTTTCGAAGCTGATCGAGGAAGCGGGCGCGCTCGGGCTCGCCGGCGCCCGCGAGCAGAACGTCCAGCTCCGCTTCCAGCTCAATCCGGATGCCGATCTGGTGCTGGCGGACCGGGTCCAGATCCAGCAAGTGCTCGTCAATCTGTTCCGCAACGCATTGGAGGCCATGGCGCACTCCGCACGGCGCGAGCTCGCGGCAACCAACCGCAGAATCAGTGACGACTTGATCGAGATCGCCGTGTCCGATACCGGAACGGGCTTTCACGACGACGTCATGCCCAACCTGTTCAAGACCTTCTTCACCACCAAGGACACCGGAATGGGAGTCGGCCTCTCGATCAGCCGTTCCATCATCGAGGCCCATGGCGGGCGAATGTGGGCCGAGAACAACGAGGCGGGCGGGGCGACATTCCGCTTCACCCTGCCGGCCGCCCCAACCAAGGTCGAGCATGATGGCTGA
- the ccoN gene encoding cytochrome-c oxidase, cbb3-type subunit I: MSASSSTKSMTIGESGLSLTFAVTAFLCVFAAAKALDSAFAFHASLAAAASAASVFFILNRYFERGELPPQEVNGRPNYNLGPIKFASFMAMFWGIAGFTVGLIIASQLAWPWLNFDLPWTSFGRLRPLHTSAVIFAFGGNVLLATSFYVVQRTCRVRLVGDLAPWFVVLGYNFFILIAGTGYLLGVTEGKEYAEPEWYSDLWLTIVWVTYLLVFLGTIIKRKEPHIFVANWFYLAFIVTIAVLHLGNNPALPVSFFGSKSYIAWGGVQDAMFQWWYGHNAVGFFLTAGFLAIMYYFIPKRAERPIYSYRLSIIHFWALIFLYIWAGPHHLHYTALPDWTQTLGMTFSIMLWMPSWGGMINGLMTLSGAWDKLRTDPVLRMLVVSVAFYGMSTFEGPMMSIKVVNSLSHYTDWTIGHVHSGALGWVGFVSFGALYCLVPWIWNRKGLYSLKLVNWHFWTATLGIVLYISAMWVSGILQGLMWRSYTALGFLEYSFIETVEAMHPFYIIRAAGGALFLIGSLIMAYNLWMTVRVGEEEVQSPVALQPAE; this comes from the coding sequence ATGAGCGCGTCTTCATCAACAAAATCCATGACCATCGGCGAAAGTGGCTTGTCGCTTACGTTCGCCGTTACCGCCTTCCTGTGCGTCTTCGCTGCGGCGAAGGCACTGGATTCGGCCTTCGCGTTCCACGCCTCGCTCGCGGCTGCCGCCAGCGCGGCGTCCGTCTTCTTCATCCTCAACCGCTACTTCGAACGCGGTGAACTGCCTCCGCAGGAGGTCAACGGCCGGCCGAACTACAATCTCGGTCCGATCAAGTTCGCCTCGTTCATGGCGATGTTCTGGGGCATCGCCGGCTTCACCGTCGGCCTGATCATCGCCTCGCAGCTGGCGTGGCCCTGGCTGAACTTCGATCTGCCGTGGACCAGCTTCGGCCGTCTGCGACCGTTGCACACCTCGGCCGTGATCTTCGCCTTCGGGGGTAACGTGCTGCTGGCGACGTCGTTCTACGTCGTGCAGCGGACCTGCCGGGTGCGGCTCGTCGGTGATCTTGCGCCCTGGTTCGTGGTGCTCGGCTACAACTTCTTCATCCTGATCGCGGGCACCGGCTATCTGCTCGGGGTCACGGAGGGCAAGGAGTACGCTGAGCCCGAATGGTATTCCGACCTGTGGCTGACGATCGTCTGGGTGACCTATCTGCTCGTCTTCCTGGGGACGATCATCAAGCGCAAGGAGCCACACATCTTCGTGGCGAACTGGTTCTACCTTGCCTTCATCGTCACGATCGCGGTCCTGCATCTCGGCAACAATCCGGCCCTGCCGGTGTCGTTCTTCGGGTCGAAGTCCTACATCGCCTGGGGCGGCGTGCAGGATGCGATGTTCCAGTGGTGGTACGGCCACAACGCGGTCGGCTTCTTCCTGACCGCCGGCTTCCTCGCCATCATGTACTACTTCATCCCGAAGCGGGCGGAACGGCCGATCTATTCCTACCGGCTGTCGATCATCCACTTCTGGGCGCTGATCTTCCTCTACATCTGGGCCGGTCCGCACCACCTGCACTACACGGCGCTGCCGGACTGGACGCAGACCCTCGGCATGACCTTCTCGATCATGCTGTGGATGCCCTCCTGGGGCGGCATGATCAACGGCCTGATGACCTTGTCGGGGGCGTGGGACAAGCTGCGGACCGACCCCGTGCTGCGCATGCTGGTCGTTTCGGTCGCCTTCTACGGCATGTCGACCTTCGAAGGTCCGATGATGTCGATCAAGGTGGTCAACTCGCTCAGCCACTACACCGACTGGACCATCGGTCACGTGCACTCGGGTGCGCTCGGCTGGGTCGGCTTCGTGTCCTTCGGCGCGCTGTACTGCCTGGTGCCGTGGATCTGGAACCGCAAGGGTCTCTACAGCCTCAAGCTCGTGAACTGGCACTTCTGGACGGCCACGCTCGGCATCGTGCTCTACATCTCCGCGATGTGGGTCTCGGGCATCCTGCAGGGTCTGATGTGGCGGTCCTACACGGCGCTCGGCTTCCTCGAATACTCGTTCATCGAGACCGTCGAGGCGATGCACCCCTTCTACATCATCCGTGCCGCTGGTGGCGCACTGTTCCTGATCGGCTCACTCATCATGGCCTACAATCTCTGGATGACGGTCCGTGTCGGTGAGGAAGAAGTTCAGTCGCCCGTCGCTCTTCAGCCGGCGGAGTGA
- a CDS encoding response regulator, producing MSAHTKPTVYVADDDADVLSSLRFLLEADGFDVRTFRSGIALLNVSDRAPVDCFVIDYKMPELNGVELAERLRKQGATAPVVLITGHYDDRLAARAAAVGIQDLLLKPLLDENLVKRIRKAIAKEPPPPAAQRVS from the coding sequence ATGTCGGCTCACACAAAACCTACGGTCTACGTAGCCGACGACGATGCTGACGTCCTCAGCTCGCTACGCTTTCTGCTGGAGGCCGACGGCTTCGACGTCCGCACCTTCCGCAGCGGCATCGCACTGCTGAACGTATCGGACCGCGCTCCGGTGGACTGTTTCGTCATCGACTACAAGATGCCTGAGCTCAACGGGGTTGAGCTCGCCGAAAGGTTGCGCAAGCAGGGCGCGACGGCTCCGGTGGTGCTGATCACGGGCCACTACGACGACCGGCTGGCCGCGCGTGCTGCTGCCGTGGGAATCCAGGACTTGCTGCTGAAGCCCTTGCTCGATGAGAATCTGGTCAAGCGGATTCGCAAGGCGATCGCCAAGGAGCCCCCTCCTCCCGCGGCCCAGCGCGTCTCCTGA
- a CDS encoding cbb3-type cytochrome oxidase subunit 3 yields MKPIIAVENIASSLVTTLWTPIFVAIFIAIVTYALWPRNKAAFDEAANMPLRED; encoded by the coding sequence ATGAAGCCCATCATTGCGGTTGAAAACATTGCGTCGTCACTCGTGACGACGCTGTGGACCCCGATCTTCGTCGCAATCTTCATTGCGATCGTGACCTACGCGCTCTGGCCTCGCAACAAGGCCGCTTTCGACGAGGCGGCGAACATGCCGTTGCGGGAGGATTAA
- a CDS encoding CBS domain-containing protein: MYRFLEETAGNYMTRNVTTVTRETTIRELGEMFDRDDFNTYPVVENDEVIGIVTKFDVLKCFAFTPNQMLPRYSDLMNRTVADVMTSEFIYVRPDTKLTRVLQLMVEHRIRSLPVTGGDNRLVGIVAREDIVRALAAAAKD; the protein is encoded by the coding sequence TTGTACAGATTTCTCGAGGAAACCGCCGGCAACTACATGACGCGGAACGTCACGACCGTGACCCGGGAGACGACCATCCGCGAGCTCGGCGAGATGTTCGACCGTGACGACTTCAATACCTATCCCGTCGTCGAGAACGACGAGGTGATCGGTATCGTCACCAAGTTCGACGTGCTGAAGTGCTTCGCCTTCACGCCCAATCAGATGCTGCCGCGCTACAGCGACCTGATGAACCGCACGGTCGCCGACGTGATGACGTCCGAATTCATCTATGTCAGGCCCGACACCAAGCTGACGCGCGTGTTGCAGCTGATGGTCGAGCACCGCATCCGCAGCCTCCCCGTGACCGGCGGCGACAACCGCCTGGTTGGGATCGTCGCCCGCGAAGACATCGTGAGGGCGCTTGCAGCCGCCGCCAAGGACTGA
- a CDS encoding universal stress protein, with the protein MTFATVMVSLALNQPNDARLQVAGDLAARFEAGMIGVAAAEFTPPLYFTTGEQAQELIDQGEAALHARLGELEQQFRAVVGDRAAASSWRSALDFPARYVLAQARAADILVTGSVPPGFSDVFAIASPKDLVMQAGRPLLVVPDNVSWLDLGTVLVAWKETPEARRAVADALPLLGKAKDVVVVEVLENASEYDACEARLHDVVAWLGRHGIVASARVDESGQGRNVAAKLDAIAADITAGLVVAGAYGHSRFRELVLGGVTEHLVTRTERCVLLSH; encoded by the coding sequence ATGACGTTCGCGACAGTCATGGTGAGCCTTGCGCTCAACCAGCCGAATGACGCCCGCCTGCAGGTTGCAGGCGATCTGGCGGCACGATTCGAGGCCGGGATGATTGGCGTGGCCGCGGCCGAGTTCACCCCGCCGCTGTATTTCACGACCGGCGAGCAGGCCCAGGAGCTGATCGATCAGGGCGAGGCTGCGCTTCATGCCCGGCTCGGAGAACTCGAACAGCAATTCCGCGCCGTGGTCGGCGACCGCGCCGCTGCCTCGAGCTGGCGCAGTGCGCTGGACTTTCCGGCCCGTTACGTTCTGGCCCAGGCGCGCGCTGCGGATATCCTCGTGACCGGAAGCGTTCCTCCCGGCTTTTCCGATGTGTTCGCGATCGCCAGTCCCAAGGATCTGGTGATGCAGGCCGGCCGGCCGTTGCTCGTGGTGCCGGACAATGTCAGCTGGCTCGATCTCGGGACCGTGCTGGTGGCGTGGAAGGAGACCCCGGAAGCGCGCCGCGCGGTCGCCGACGCGCTGCCGCTGCTCGGCAAGGCGAAAGACGTCGTCGTCGTCGAGGTTCTGGAAAACGCGTCCGAGTATGACGCCTGCGAGGCGCGCCTCCATGACGTCGTCGCGTGGCTCGGTCGCCACGGGATCGTTGCGTCAGCCCGGGTCGACGAGTCGGGGCAGGGGCGCAACGTCGCGGCCAAGCTCGACGCGATCGCGGCGGATATCACTGCCGGCCTCGTCGTCGCCGGGGCCTATGGTCATTCGCGCTTCCGCGAGCTGGTGCTCGGCGGGGTCACCGAGCATCTGGTGACCCGCACCGAGCGATGCGTGCTGCTGTCGCACTGA
- the ccoO gene encoding cytochrome-c oxidase, cbb3-type subunit II translates to MSFWQRHQVFEKNSIILVIGILLVIAIGGLVEITPLFYLKSTIEAVDGIRPYTPLELAGRNIYVREGCYLCHSQMIRPLRDEVERYGHFSLAAESMYDHPFQWGSKRTGPDLARVGNKYSDDWHVTHLTNPRAIVPQSIMPGYPFLKETELNLDNAADHLKTLRAVGVPYTDDQIANAAADLKAQVDPDGAGAEALAKRYPKAVVRNFDGKAGAPTEMDALVAYLQMLGTLVDFKIYNEKANLR, encoded by the coding sequence ATGTCTTTCTGGCAACGACACCAAGTCTTCGAGAAGAACTCGATCATCCTGGTCATCGGCATCCTGCTGGTGATCGCGATCGGCGGCCTCGTCGAGATCACTCCGCTCTTCTACCTGAAGAGCACGATCGAGGCGGTCGACGGTATCAGGCCCTATACGCCGCTCGAACTGGCGGGCCGCAACATCTACGTCCGCGAGGGCTGCTATCTATGCCACTCGCAGATGATCCGTCCGCTGCGCGACGAAGTGGAACGTTATGGCCACTTCTCGCTGGCGGCGGAGAGCATGTACGACCATCCGTTCCAGTGGGGCTCCAAGCGTACGGGGCCTGACCTCGCCCGCGTCGGCAACAAATATTCCGACGACTGGCACGTCACCCACCTGACCAACCCGCGCGCCATCGTGCCGCAGTCGATCATGCCCGGCTATCCCTTCCTGAAGGAGACCGAGCTCAATCTCGACAACGCCGCCGATCACCTGAAGACGCTGCGTGCGGTGGGCGTGCCCTACACGGATGACCAGATCGCCAATGCGGCGGCCGACCTCAAGGCGCAGGTCGATCCGGACGGGGCCGGTGCCGAGGCGCTCGCCAAGCGCTATCCCAAGGCGGTGGTGCGCAACTTCGACGGCAAGGCGGGTGCGCCGACCGAAATGGATGCCCTGGTGGCCTATCTGCAGATGCTAGGGACGCTGGTCGACTTCAAGATCTACAACGAAAAAGCCAACCTGCGTTGA
- the ccoP gene encoding cytochrome-c oxidase, cbb3-type subunit III, producing the protein MADHTEVDSVSGTATTGHAWDGIKELNTPLPRWWVITFYITIVWAIGYWIVYPAWPTISSNTQGLLGYSSRADVAVELANLEKIRGGKMAALATASLADIEKDPAMLALARAKGKTVFGDNCAACHGTGATGAKGFPNLNDDDWLWGGSLEQIQQTLLYGVRSGHPKTRESQMLAFGKDGVLKPAEIVTVANYVRELAGLPTRPGYDAKAGAKIFAENCVACHGDNAKGNPDLGAPNLTDKIWLYGADEATLIETITNGRGGVMPAWEGRLDPTTIKAMAVYVHSLGGGK; encoded by the coding sequence ATGGCTGACCATACCGAAGTCGACAGTGTCTCCGGCACCGCCACAACCGGCCACGCCTGGGACGGCATCAAGGAGCTCAACACCCCGCTGCCGCGGTGGTGGGTGATCACCTTCTACATCACCATCGTCTGGGCGATCGGCTACTGGATCGTGTATCCGGCCTGGCCGACCATCTCCAGCAACACCCAGGGCCTGCTCGGCTACTCGTCCCGCGCGGACGTGGCGGTTGAGCTTGCCAACCTCGAGAAGATCCGCGGCGGCAAGATGGCGGCGCTCGCGACCGCCTCGCTTGCCGACATCGAGAAGGATCCGGCCATGCTGGCCTTGGCGCGTGCCAAGGGCAAAACCGTGTTCGGCGACAATTGTGCCGCCTGCCACGGTACCGGCGCGACCGGCGCGAAGGGCTTCCCGAACCTGAACGACGACGACTGGCTGTGGGGCGGCTCGCTGGAGCAGATCCAGCAGACCTTGCTCTATGGCGTGCGCTCGGGTCATCCGAAGACGCGTGAAAGCCAGATGCTCGCCTTCGGCAAGGACGGTGTCCTGAAGCCGGCGGAGATCGTGACGGTCGCCAACTACGTCCGGGAGCTGGCGGGACTGCCGACCCGGCCGGGCTACGACGCCAAGGCGGGTGCCAAGATCTTCGCCGAGAACTGCGTGGCCTGCCATGGCGACAATGCCAAGGGCAATCCGGACCTCGGTGCGCCGAACCTGACCGACAAGATCTGGCTCTATGGCGCGGATGAGGCGACCCTGATCGAGACCATCACCAATGGCCGCGGTGGTGTGATGCCGGCCTGGGAAGGCCGTCTCGACCCCACCACGATCAAGGCGATGGCGGTCTACGTCCACTCGCTGGGCGGAGGAAAGTAA